A section of the Gemmatimonadaceae bacterium genome encodes:
- a CDS encoding aspartate aminotransferase family protein: MPDASRRTDSRAALLTRAQGRYTARTPRSAALYARALESFPGGDTRTGTFFLPYPPFMARGEGARMWDVDGNAYLDFLGNFTALIHGHAHPQLTAAIAAQAVRGTAFPFPGEPALQLAEEIRRRVPSMERLRFCNSGTEAVMGAIRAARAFTGKSKVMKMEGGYHGSADVAQVSVNVGVDVAPYPQGTGQGPGVPDGVVGDVLVVPYNDLATLERTVRAHAHELAAVIIEPHLTAAGVIPAEPAFLAGARAVTAECGVLLIFDEIITLRLARGGAQAVYGVTPDLTTIAKIIGGGLPVGAFGGRADIMAIFDPRSRGTVSHSGTFNGNAATMAAGLAALELLTDDAQTHLDLLGAAMRRGMQHALDAAGIEACVTGSGSLAHVHFCQGPVRDYLDAQRGDGERTRLFHLALLERGVVCASRGMFAASTVMTLGDVEALVAVVAEVGREMAAGG, from the coding sequence TTGCCAGACGCATCGCGGCGCACCGACTCGCGCGCCGCCCTGCTCACCCGAGCACAGGGACGCTACACGGCACGCACGCCACGCTCGGCGGCGCTCTACGCGCGAGCGCTCGAGTCGTTCCCCGGCGGCGACACACGCACGGGGACCTTCTTTCTCCCCTACCCGCCTTTCATGGCGCGCGGCGAGGGGGCGCGGATGTGGGATGTGGACGGGAATGCGTATCTCGACTTCCTGGGAAACTTCACGGCGCTGATCCACGGGCACGCACACCCGCAGCTGACGGCGGCCATCGCGGCGCAGGCGGTGCGCGGGACGGCGTTCCCCTTCCCGGGCGAACCCGCCTTGCAACTGGCGGAGGAGATCCGGCGGCGCGTTCCGTCCATGGAGCGGCTGCGCTTCTGCAACTCGGGGACCGAGGCGGTGATGGGGGCCATTCGCGCGGCGCGCGCCTTCACCGGGAAGTCGAAGGTGATGAAGATGGAGGGGGGCTACCACGGCTCGGCCGACGTGGCGCAGGTGAGCGTGAACGTTGGGGTCGATGTGGCGCCGTACCCGCAGGGGACGGGGCAGGGGCCGGGAGTGCCCGACGGCGTGGTGGGCGACGTCCTGGTGGTGCCCTACAACGACCTTGCAACGCTCGAGCGCACGGTGCGCGCGCATGCGCACGAACTGGCGGCGGTGATCATCGAGCCGCACCTGACGGCGGCGGGGGTGATCCCGGCGGAGCCCGCGTTCCTGGCGGGGGCGCGGGCGGTGACCGCCGAGTGTGGCGTTCTGCTCATCTTCGACGAGATCATCACGTTGCGGCTGGCGAGGGGGGGCGCACAGGCGGTGTACGGTGTCACGCCCGACCTGACGACCATCGCCAAGATCATCGGGGGCGGGCTCCCCGTAGGAGCGTTCGGCGGTCGCGCCGACATCATGGCCATCTTCGACCCGCGCTCGCGCGGGACGGTGAGCCACTCGGGAACGTTCAACGGGAACGCCGCCACGATGGCGGCGGGGCTGGCGGCGCTCGAGCTTCTCACCGACGACGCACAGACACACCTCGACCTGCTGGGCGCGGCAATGCGGCGTGGCATGCAGCACGCACTCGACGCCGCCGGAATCGAGGCGTGCGTGACCGGAAGCGGATCACTGGCGCACGTGCACTTCTGCCAGGGACCGGTGCGCGACTATCTCGATGCGCAGCGAGGGGATGGTGAGCGGACGCGCCTCTTTCACCTGGCGCTGCTGGAGCGCGGGGTGGTGTGTGCGTCGCGCGGGATGTTCGCGGCGTCGACGGTGATGACGCTGGGGGATGTAGAGGCGCTGGTGGCGGTCGTTGCCGAGGTGGGACGGGAGATGGCGGCTGGCGGTTAG